The genomic stretch GCATAAAGAATAGCGCGATTGCGGGAGCGGCCCACGGTTCAGCCGGCGCGTGTGAAATTACGAGGCCAACAAGGTGGCGCCCGGTGCCGCAATCGTCGAGTTGGACGGGGCCGCAATTGCAGCGCCGGGATGAGACACTGAGTCACTGTATGGAAAATTGCCCGCCCGGCTCGACGTCGAAGGCTCAGCGGGGCCGGGTCGGTTACGATGAGGCGGCATCGGTGGTCGAAGGTCGAGCGGAGGGAACACCGCGCGGTGAGTCCGCTCATAGGATGGACGTGGGCACTGACCACTCCGGCGAGCGGCCAATGGGTGATGACTGCGGTGCTTGGCTGGAAGTGGGTCATGCCACTCAAAGAGGGGCTCGGGCGTCGAAAGCCGAGAGAGGCAACGGCCGGCCTCGAGCGCACGACGACGGCCACAACAGCTCGGCAACAGTCGATTTCGATGCCGGTCAGGATGCGGATCACTTCGCGCCGCCGGCGCGCAGAGGTTGGAGGAGCTGGGCGAAGCGGTGGGGTTCGGGCGGATTTGGCCGGTAGTAGCTGTCGCGCGGTTTCCGAGTCGGCCGGTGGCGTGGCTCGCCGACACCAGCCCGTAGTGTCCGGATCCAGGGGAAGCCGGGCGGCAGGATGTGGCGAAGCCAGCGCCGGGGAATGCGACGCCGTCCGAGCGTGATGTGCTCGCCACTCTTGGTGCGGAAAGTGACGCCGCGCTGGTCATCGCGAGAAGTCGGTGGTTGGAGATGGCGACGCGGTGAGTGCTACTGGCCGAGGGTAGGTGATCACCTGGGCGGCGCCGCCGAAGGGGCGTTTACAGTAAACGTTCCAGCTCTTGCGATGAAGGCCCGCAACAGGCGCGGCGAAACATTTGGGGTCGCCGATGCGCAACGTGCCGGGCAGGCGGCCCGCGTGAGGGCGTCGAGCATCTTTCCGCGGAACAGCCGACCGATGACGTGGACGGGAAGAGGAAGTCGCGGCGGGCGAGATCCGGCAGGCCGTCCGGGCTGAGCGCACCTCGGTCACGATACAGTGCAGGTGCGGATGGTATTCGAGCTTATGCGTCCACGTGTGTGCAACACCGCCGTCACGCCGAGCTCGCCGCCGCGACGCTTGGGATCCACGCCGAGCTGGAGCAGCGTGGCGGATGCACAACGGAAGGCAGGTCGTAGACGATTCTCGGATTGGCGGCCAGACCGCGCAACTGAGCGGACGTAAGAAGACGACGTGGAATAGTGGGATCGGGGATGCGCGCTCCAACCGCCCGGCGATCCACTTCGCCTGCGCCACCGCCGGGCACTTCGGGCAGTGCCGGTTGTGACATGAGTCGTACGAAGGATCGCTGACGAAGCCACAGTCGGGACACGTTGAGCCCACCGAGGGGCGGCCGTTCGGCAACGTGCTACGGCGTCGAGGACAGCGCGCTCGGCGAGGGTCAGTGCATGTTGTTGCTCGTGGACCGGCCGGAACGCGCGAACGACATCCGCGAGCTCAGCGATTCGGCCTGCCTTCCTGTGCTGGCTCCGGCGAGCGAGCACAAAGGGCCATGCTGGCGCATGCCCGGCTACCCGGCGCGCCGACTTCCGAGACCGCTTCTTTCTGGGCACCGGCGAGGCCGTCTTGCGCAGCCGGTCCGCTGGGCTCTGGTCCTCCGAATCATTACCGGGCTGACCCTGCGCGTAGCGAGCGGTCGTGCTGATGGAGGCGTGACCGAGCAGGACCTGCAACGTGCGCAGATCGGTCCCGGTCTCGAGCAGATGCGTGGCGAAGGCATGGCGCAGGACATGAGGGTGCACGTGCTTTTCGAGCCCTGCGCGGACCGCCGCCCGCGCCAACGCCTTGCCCACGGTGTCCCGGCATTGGACGCGGCCCGGTGTCTTCCCAGGAAACAGCTCGGACCCGGCGGTTGCTCTTGCCTCAGTACGCACGGAGCGTTTGCAGCACGAGCTTAGGCAACATCGTGTAGCGGTCACGCTGACCTTTGCCTTGCCTGATGTGAATCACCATGCGACGGCTGTCGATGTCCGCAACTCGCAAGTTGAGCACCTCGTTGATCCGCAGGCCGGCCCCATACGCGGTCATCACGATCGCCTGCATTCTGAGCGACCCCAGCTCACCGAGCAGTTGCTCGATCCCGTCGCCGCTCAGGATGGCCGGCAGTCGATGCGGCACGCGCATCTGCTGGATCCAAGCAACCTCTTCCGGTCGCTCCAGGGTGTGCGCATAGAGAAACTTCAGCGCCGCGGCGCAGACGTTGTACGTCGATGGCGAGCGCTGGGTCCTCGACCAGGTGCAGCAAGAAGTCTCGAATTTCGGCCTTGCCCATCAGCGTCGGTGACTTGCCGTGGTGCCTCACGAAAACTTCGGCGCAACGCAGATAGGTCTTGAGCGTGTTGGCGCAAAGACCGCGCAGCCTGATGTCCTCGGCCATTTTGTTTCGCAGCTGTCCCATGCTTCAACTCCGGTGTTGGCGCACCCGGCCATCGGGCGCGCGATCCCAGGATCGCCGACGAACACAGCGTGGCGCCGCTCATGCTCGAGCCAGCAGGAATCAAGCCGCGATGCGACGTCGCCGCGGGCAGCCGCCTCAGACGCTGCCCGTCACGTGGCGCTACTCCTGCCGCGCCAGCGGCTTCGTCCAACTAATATTCTACTGCGACTTGGGCGGGATAGCACCTCCGCTTGTTGGACCACCTCCCCCTCTTGGTCCCCTTGGGCCGCGTGGGGGGCCGTTGTTATGCGTCGCGGGGTAGCGGGATAATTGGTGCTGGGGTAGGGGCGAGGGGGGTGGGGCCGGCTGGGCGTCCGGTAACCGAGAGCTGGTCGAGGGGGCTGGTGACGCCGCGGCCGCCGCGGTTCAAGACGTGCGTGTGGATCATCGTCGTACTACGTCGTGGTGGCCGAGTAGCTCCTGGATGGTCCGGATGTCGTAGCCCGCCTCGAGCAGGTGCGTCGCGAACGAATGGCGGAGCGTGTGGCAGCTCACGGACTTGGAAAGACGGGCTGCAAGGCCCGCGCGACGCACCGCGCGCTGTAACACCGTCTGGTGCGTGTGATGGCGCCGACGCTCTGCCGTGTCGCCGTCCGTGTAGCGACGTTCCGCGGGGAAAAGCCACTGCCAGCCCCACTCACGATTGGCATTCGGGTACTTCTGGCGAAGCGCGTCGGGCAGCTCGACCGTGCCGAGGCCGTCGCGCAAATCGGCCTCGTGCTGCGCTCTCATCGCCGTGAGGTGATGTATCAGCGGCTCGACCAGCGTGGCAGGGAGGGTCGTGACGCGGTCCTTCTTTCCCGTCCCGCGTCGCACCACGATTCATGTCGGATCGATCGACGTCCTTGATCCGTAGACTGACACACTCGGATAGACGCAGCCCGGCACCGTACAGCAGCAGGCCATCAGCCATGGCCGC from Myxococcales bacterium encodes the following:
- a CDS encoding transposase zinc-binding domain-containing protein, producing MGSTCPDCGFVSDPSYDSCHNRHCPKCPAVAQAKWIAGRLERASPIPLFHVVFLRPLSCAVWPPIRESSTTCLPLCIRHAAPARRGSQASRRRARRDGGVAHTWTHKLEYHPHLHCIVTEVRSARTACRISPAATSSSRPRHRSAVPRKDARRPHAGRLPGTLRIGDPKCFAAPVAGLHRKSWNVYCKRPFGGAAQVITYPRPVALTASPSPTTDFSR
- a CDS encoding tyrosine-type recombinase/integrase, which translates into the protein MRVPHRLPAILSGDGIEQLLGELGSLRMQAIVMTAYGAGLRINEVLNLRVADIDSRRMVIHIRQGKGQRDRYTMLPKLVLQTLRAY
- a CDS encoding phage integrase N-terminal SAM-like domain-containing protein; translation: MGQLRNKMAEDIRLRGLCANTLKTYLRCAEVFVRHHGKSPTLMGKAEIRDFLLHLVEDPALAIDVQRLRRGAEVSLCAHPGATGRGCLDPADARAASTAGHPERRRDRATAR